The Bos indicus x Bos taurus breed Angus x Brahman F1 hybrid chromosome 9, Bos_hybrid_MaternalHap_v2.0, whole genome shotgun sequence genomic sequence TACAAGAGTACTTTCTTTTCAGGTAGTGAGTTGAATGGACAAAATCACagtgccatttcctgcttcacaCTGTGCCCATTGAGTAATACAGAATTGGTCACCACATTCTTAGCATTGCTTTTCAGGGAGGTCATGCGCACTGCAGAGGAGCTGAGTAGGTAGCTGGTGGATCTCTCTCCATAGGACTTCCTTCCACAACAGAGCTGACTATTGAAATGTCTCCTGAAGCTTTCACTGAGCAAATAAAGAGCAAATGGATTGACACAGGAATTGCAAAAGCTCAGAACCCGGGCAACCAAGGTGACAATCATGTGACCTAGAGACGGGTCAATCTTGTTATAGTTGAAAGACCTGTACATGTAAAGGATGTGATTTGGAAACCAACAGAAGATGAAGCAGCCCACAAAGACCAGCACGATTTTGGCCAGGCGTTTCCGTGTTTCCATCTGCAAATATAAAGAAACAGTCCCTCGATTAAATGAAAATGGAGGCAGCCACATTCTAAAACACACTGTGTTCGAAAGATGTAAAACTCAGCCGTAGCATGCAAATGCTCCCAAAAGCACAAAAACGGTTTTCCTTGCCAAGATAATGACTTTAACAATTTGATGTAGCCTATTTTGGTCACTGcactattttcactttaaaatgtttgaCAGTTTCTAAAAAGCTACATTCATGTTAAAACTGTGATCTTAAAAATGTCttaacttttccttttgcttcaagCCTTATCACGATCAATATAAACATAAATCATTTCTGTTTGTATTAAACTCGTTGAATTAAAAAAACCACAGAATAAATTCaagcttaaaaaattttaaatcagagtattttaaataagaaaatttgaTCTATTGAAATAGggcatgactttttaaaaatcctatccacacacacacagaaaaaaaacttgaaatttaatttaaattccaGCCTCTCATAAATCAAAAGCATCTGATATAACTGTCATTTCTATAAACATTATTATGTTAGACTACATAcccttaaaataaaaacactttcttttcataaaattcaCCTAGTATGTTTAGTGTTTTATAGGAAGGTCTTCAGGAATGTGATAAATAGACAAAATTCAAATATGAGACAGTAatctttttaaatctaaaaatcattttctaataTCTAGAGCCCCAAGGTTAGCTCACATTTGTCTAATTtgtttgaatatttaaataaggCAACATGAAAGTGAAGACATAATTTACTAAGATATTTATAGTAGACAAGATATTTTCTGAGTTAAAACTATTGGTAATTGACTAGAATAtgccagggaagtctggaaaGATTTAGGATTAAAACAGATCTGACACTGGGGAGTAAGTAGTGGTGAATGATAAACAAAAATGTAAGTGAGAAGGAGTCTAGATCAGGAAGCAGAATGTGGCGCTCTGGATATAGTCCAGTAGCATCAATTAGACAACTTGGATGGATTAGGAAAGTGGATGTGAAGCTTCCATTACTAAGCATGGGCCTCCATAGCAGGTTGAGCCTAGGTGCCAGAATTTCACTGCAGTGtacatttatttactatttacttATTGGAAAAGCTATAAAGTTGAATTAGACCAAGTCTGACCTTGGCACCAGCCCGCCCTCTGCTCCCTTTCACTCTTGTTTTGAGGCCCTCTGTTcccagtctcctgccttggtGTTCTAACCAAACCTCACCCCCAGTCCCCGGGTAGTGTCCTAGTCCTTTTCTGATGTAACCTTCCCCCAGACTTTCTGTCATCCCCTGTGGGCTAATGGGAGAAGAAAcaataattgaataaatatatactcaaaatgtgactcagatggtaaagaatccacctgcaatacagaagacctgggtttgatccctgtgtcaggaagatccatagggtcacaaatagacacaactgaagcgacttagtacacacacatacttaaaatgtgaaattttttcTGGTTTGTTATGTATTTCTTTGCATAAACATTTGCATGTAAAGAAAAGCCATCAGAGACATTCTAACAGGCATGTTCAGGTGTCGGATAAATTGGACCTCAGTGGACTTTTAcagctaagctgctgctgctgctaagtcgcttcagtcgtgtccgactctgtgcaaccccatagacggcagcccactagactccaccatccctgggattctccaggcaagaacactggagtgggttgccatttccttctccaatgcatgaaagtgaaaagtgaaagtgaagttgctcggtcgtgtccaactcttagcgaccccacagactgctaAGACATGGCCACGAAATAGAGACCCCTGTCTCCAACATCCCTTCTAGTTCAGGCTACTGCATGTCCCAGTGTCCTCTTACTGTTCTAATCATTCCTGGTATTGAAAGCCCATGAACTAGAACTCAAAATAGCACTGACTGCTTCTCACCAGCATGCCCTCAACATACACACCTACAGAGCTTACCTGTTTTTTGGTATGTTCATTGTATTCTCCTGGAAGATTATGTGCACTTTTAATTAAGGTCTTTGCAATGTGATAATAATAAACACTTATGATAACAAGTGGTATGAGGAAGTAGACCAAGAAGATGAGCACTGAATGAATCTTTGGATGTAATTCATCCGTCTGAGGATAGGGTATACACGCCGTGAAGCTGCCGTTATCCAAGCTGCCAAcgcgtgccacctgggaaaataTGGCTTCGGGAATAGCCAACAGCACGGAGACCACCCAGATGCCCACGGCCTTCACGCAGGTCCACAGCACTGCCCCTGATGTCTGGATATCCATGGGGTTTACAATGGCTCTGTACCTGGGCAGACAGTACATCTCAAATTActctcttaagaaagaaaaattaaaaagagaaaggaaaagagagagagattttactAAGATGCCAACCTGTTTaccatagccaagacatggaagcaacctagatgtccatcagcagaggaatggataaagaagagatggtacagatacacaatggaatactactcagccattaaaaagagtgaaataatgccactagcaacatggacggacctagagattgtcacactgagttaacaaagtcagagagagaaggagaaatatcatatgacctCCCttttataaagaattaaaaaaaataatttttaaaaaataattttaaaacataacaaataaacttatttacaaaacagaaatagacttagagaatgaaaaaaaattttttttacacttagtaatgtaaaaaaaaaaatgaattgtggTTTCCAGGATTAAGgatgagaggaaggaaaggaattaacatgtacacaccactatattttaaatggataaccaacaaggactgactgtatagcacaggggactctactcaatgttatgtggcagcctggatgggacggGGTTTGGGggataatggatacatgtatatgtatggctgagtccctttgctgtctatctgaaactatcacaacattgttaattggctatactccactataaaataaatattttaagtttttttaaacagagagagGTGCCAACACCCCATTATTCCCAAGCTGTAATGTAGTGTGTGGAATAACTAAGAACCCTGGTGTCTGTCTGTCCAAAAGTCATTCCACTGCTTATGAGCacagaaaagatgagaaaaatattttaaattgtcattTCCCAAACTTCAATAATTTGCTTACATCCTTCACCAGTATTTTCTCCATCTACACATACTGCAGGTATTATCATATattgaataattttaattaaatgattttatttccaattacTACTGCAAGTATTATAACacataatcataaaatataaaatattcacaaaatagtATTATTAAAATTTACCTGAATACTTTTCTAGAGCTTCTGAGGTTGGGTCTcctaccttttttttcccctaaggacATTGAGAAACCTCAGAGAAGAATATATACTGGGGTTTTCTCCCTAATTTAGTCATAAGGACAgaaagaactggaaatggaatagCATTCTGTCTTTATAGCTCAAATTTCTTTAATGTCAAGACCTCATGAAGTCTTTTCCTACCTAATACCATCATAGTGGTAAATGAACCACACTCCAGGACACAATAGCTTAAACACCTCATTCAATTACACATGACTATTAAGTAAGTTAATAATAatgcaaaaagaacaaaatcatatGTAAATCTCAAATTACTTATATCTGTCTTTAAAAGCATATCAGGGTACCCATATACCTAGGATTTTAACAAGATACAGAAAAAAGTGATTTTAGTCAAACTAATTAGCATTGCTATTTCATctctgatatcctttagaatatCGCTTAagatctttttctgcatctgtaagtTGGGGATAAAAACATCTCCCTCAACGTTTTGTGATTAGAAAAACAGTACAGAGTGCCTATTACAATGTCTGGCACCTAGCAGTTAGTTACCATGCCATGATCCTGTGCCTTCTCTTTATTTATGTTTGAGTTAGTCTGATATTTCAAAAATTCAGAATAGTTTAAGCTACAAAACAAGCAGATTAAAGTCTCCCTCTGAGGTTCTGTAAGAATTCATGCCATTGCCCATAGGAGAGGAGCAGCTCCCAACCTCAATAAAATAGTCTCTCTCCTTCCTGACTTGCACCAGGTGTCATTTCCAGACCCTCAACAGGAAAGCAGCAGTTCACATTTTCATCTAGAAGGTCTTCCCAAGAAACatacagaaatgaaagcaaagcaACAATAAGCAGCTTCAACTCCAAATGTAATGAAGTTGCAAACACGATGCAGACCTTGCACGTGGCAGAACTTAACAGGCGTGAGTTTCTTTCTCCTATTCTGATTAACTGAATGTTCTTCCAAAGCTGAAAGAATTACAATCAGTAACTAGAATGAGCTAATGCATCTTCTTTTCTAAACTTTATCAGATGAATGCATTCAAatagtttggtttgtttttcaaaTCAGAGAGCACTGAGTGCTACAAAGAAAAGTAGAAGTCTCTCATTCCATCTCTGGTCCCACTCCTGagttaaaacaaatttcaaatcATTACCTCCTTACATCCAAGAAATGTACTTCTGCCATTGTCTCTTGAATTAATTATTACAGACATTAGCTCTTGACATCCTGTTATGatatttaaagattttctttctcaTACCACCTTTATTCTTCTCATTCCTAACTTCCTGATTTAGTAAGATATATTACATTTTTACAAGATAGTCAATGCAGTATTATTATGGCTAAACAAATATTGCTTACTGCAGAGTTAAGTAGTATATTATGATGATGTGTTAAACTTAACTTTTCAGTCTGCTATTAAGTAGGAAAAGCCATTAAGAATTTCTTATACCAGGGAAAGTAATAATGCATCTTAATGGTGAAGAGTCCAGGTTTTGAATTGGGTTCAGACAATGGTTTCATCACTGTGAGATTGTGGAAATGTTGCTTAATTTCAAGtcttatttttcttcactttaaaatggtaataattaCAGTGTCTATTTCATAGTGTTGTGAggataagaaacaaacaaaaaaaaaaagttagcacAGTACTAAGGGCAATTAATCTTACACCTATCTCCAAATCcacaagaaattaaaatgttcagTGAGATGAAGTATGAGGAGGTTAATTACTAATCAACACTTGATTACTATGTTCTGGAAGAAAAATAGAAGTGTAAACCTGTAACAAAACATTTCCAAACCATTTGAAGCATATATTGGAATGTACTATGTAATTTCACCACCAGTAATTCCAGTTCTttgatttaaattttcaaaatgcacACCGAGCAGCAAGAGTAGGCTCTGGACCACACAGAAGAGGCAACCAACTTTATGCTGTTATTAAAGTACTCACACTATGTTTACAAAGTACGTGATACACATAAACTGAAAAAAGTcagtaaatatataaagaatagcATTTTCTCTGTCCTTTGTCAGAGCCAATTTTCCAATCTCCAAGACAGTAGATTGAGAAAAGTAGTATGAAATAAACTCAAGCCCTAGGTCTTGCTACTgatatcacttttaaaaatgaaagcataaagaGAGTAACTATTATAATGATAGCTCTTCATTAAGTTTTATTCTAATCACTAAGAATTTTTTCACATTCTAATTAAAATGGATTCCATGAAGAAGGGCAACTAAACTAAAAAGTCACATTTTACTTCTGATATacaaaaaagtgttttaaaagataatactGAATAGAAATGGTCATAGAAACAAAATGAGATGCATAAATTACTCAAAGTCACCCATCTTTATAGGAATGtggttttaaaaagaatacattacaCAAACTAAAAGGTCAGTAGTATTTGGTTTAAAAGACAATGGCTCTCAACTTTCTATTGAATATTGTCTTTCCATCAATGAAGATTAACTTCTCAATGCCAAAGTGATGTAAAGGTATTATTACAAATGCCAAGAAATTTAGATGGACtcatttttcattaataatttaatatgtaAATTAAAGTGAAGGATCATGAACACCACCTTAATCATTCAAGTTAAACTGTTTATCTAAACAGCTTAAGTCAACAACCCACTCCTAAGGAAATTTGACCAGGGTTCCATGCAATGATGTCTAATTACACATTTCTCCCCACACCCATCCAGATATTCCTTCTGCTTAAATTCCCCAAATCATGATTGTAGAGAGTCTGGGATAGGGTACTGGACCAAGAGTCAACAGGACTGGATTCTCCTCCCAGGCCTGCCTGGGCTTCAAtatcctcatctgaaaaataacacAGTTGAACTAGTTGATCCATAAGGTAGAATAACAGACATTTCCCACTCTTGAAATATATGGAAAGAAGATTTTATATCAAAGATGTATTTTTCAGCACTGTTTTAAGATAGTAAAACTTAGTATCTTACCTGTTGGTAGGGGGGAAAAAATCGTATCACTGGACTTCAGgtaataaaactagaagaatgtATAAAGTCATGTCTGAAGAATATATACTATTCTAGATGTTTTTGCTTCAAATAAATAGCAGCATTTAGTTAGTGAAATAAGTCTtctccttatttggaaaaaaaaatcaaaatcaaacacTTTCCTAGTATTAGGGCAGACAGTCTTATCTATCAGGTTATTAAACTACTGAATAAGGAAAGGGCACCTCTAACTTTTTAGGGACACACCAAAAGCTTCTACAGGATTGTTGCACATCTATTCTATAGTTTTTCTATGAAATGGATAATGAAGATCCCCAAAGTGtgtgtgactcaatggacatgagtttgagcaaactcggggagatagtgaaggacagggaagcctggcagtgctgcagttcattgggtcgcaaaagctcacacacgacttagccactgaacaataacaaagtgtgtggaagggaaaggctaggCTGTGCAATTTTAAACTAatgcaaatgttttttaaataatggttttcttatttttttttcaagcttcACATCTCTGTCCATTTTAACTCCTTTTACTCTGATTATCTGATAgagtctctctcctcctctcccctcttcctccctgcccttcacttaTCCCTCCTTGCCCAGGTACACTTCCGCCCCTCTCCACGGCCGCAGCCTCTGCCCTTACCTGTCAGCACTGAGGGCAGTGAGCGTGAACACGGACACCCCCACGGAGGTGAGCTGGATCACCGGGATAAGTTTGCAGCCCACCTTCCCGAACATCCACTCGTCGAAGAAGTAGCGCGAGGCATCCACCGGGACGCAGGTGAGCAGCAACAGCACGTCCCCAGCGGCCAGGTTAGAGATGAAGATGTTGGGGACGCTCCTCATGGCGCTGTTGGTGATGAAGATCTTCACCAACATGATGTTGCCCAGCAAGCCCACTGTGATGATGAGCAGGTAGAGAGACGGGATCACACAGCGGATCACCAACTCCGCAGTGGTCCCGTCCGGGGCGGGTAGGAAATCCCTTTCCGACATCCCGGGAACGAAACCGCTCCGATTCCCGCCCGCGGGCTGGGAGAGGTTGGAAAGAGACTCGGGTGGCATGGTCTCTTTTCCAGGAGAGTTCGTTGAAGTTTCCGTGGGGCCAGGTGCCCAGAAGAGTGCAACTCACTCTTAGGCTGAATGGATTTCCCTCCCGCCAGGACAAGCTTCCCGCCCGCGAGTATCGGGTCACACCGCCTGGTCCCCAGGAAGACCCGGCGGGTGAGAAGTGTCCACAggctccagcccttcacttttagaAGGGGCGTGTTGGCTCCTGCTGGCTccgaatttaaaaaagaaaaaaaaaaaaagcaaaacagttgaGTCTTTGTTCCAGTCCTCAATGGATTGTCCTCGCTTCTAGCTAGCGGAGAATAACCCTTTTGTGAATAAAGAGTTATCGCTCTGGAATTAATTGAAGTACCTGTCAGACTTTTCGCGGGGAAGGCAGGAAGTCATCCTGCCGCTGTCCAGCCGCTGAAACACTAGGAACTAGCAGAGGGGCGGTTGGCACTTTGCGGGTCCCACAGCTTTGCTCTTGTTCCTGCAGTTCCTGCAGTGTTGTATGGGATTGGAGGGGCTCCGAGTCCTTTCTCTCGAGGGACCTCCCTCTATAGATGCATCCTTACCCGCCTCCAAGCAGAAAGCCCCCAGGCAGAAGTTTATGAACCTCTGAAGATTTGGGGGCTGAGCTGGTGAGTCCCTGATCCTCTCACACtgaatttaggaaagaaaaagagtgaCAAAGGAGGAAGTAAATGAATGGTAGTCCTCACTACTTTTCTTCCTTGATCCACTTTTCTCACTCCAAGGACAGAAACTCTTTCCTATAGTCAGCATactgtttttttaacttacatttcATTGAAataagatgacaccacccttatggcagaaagtgaagaggaactaaaaagcctcttgatgaaagtgaaagaggagagtgaaaaagttggcttaaagctcaacattcagaaaatgaagatcatggcatctgtcccatcacttcatgggaaatagatggggaaacagtggaaacagtgtcagactttattttgggggaggggggctccaaaatcactgcagatggtaattgcagccatgaaattaaaagacgcttactccttggaaggaaatttatgaccaacctagataccatatgaaaaagcagaaatattactttgccaacaaaggtccgtctagtcaaggctatggtttttccagaggtcatgtatgggtgtgagagttggactgtgaagaaagctgagcaccgaagaattgatgcttttgaactgtgtgttggacaagactcttgagagtcccttggactgcaaggagatccaaccagtccattctaaaggagatcagtcctgggtgttcattggaaggactgatgctaaagctgaaactccagtactttggccacctcatgtgaagttgactcattggaaaagactctgatgctgggagggattgggggcaggaggagaagaggacgacagaggatgagatggctggatggcatcattgacttgatggaagtgagtttgagtgaactccaggaactggtgatggacagggaggcctggcatgctgcagttcatggggtcacaaagagtcagacatgactgagagactgaactgaactgaaggtacacAATTCTTAAATGTACCGATCAGATATACACCATTCAGAACCTACAATCTAACCACTATCCCCCAATGTAATCACTGTTGTTCTGCCTTTTATCATCTGAAACAAGTTTACCTACTTTTGAGcatcatataagtggaattataaaGTGTCTAACCATGTGTTAAAcacttctttgggcttcccttgtagctcagctggtcaagaacctgcctgcaatgcaggagatcccagtttgattcctaggtcgggaagatcccctggagaagtgataggctaccccctccagtattcttgggcttccctagtggctcagatagtaaagaatctgcttgtaatgcaggaggcctgggttcgatccctggggagggaagatcccctagagggcatggcaacccactccagtattcttgcctggagaattccatggagagaggacactggcaggctcctctgcgaTCATAgagagtccacggggtcccagggt encodes the following:
- the NMBR gene encoding neuromedin-B receptor → MPPESLSNLSQPAGGNRSGFVPGMSERDFLPAPDGTTAELVIRCVIPSLYLLIITVGLLGNIMLVKIFITNSAMRSVPNIFISNLAAGDVLLLLTCVPVDASRYFFDEWMFGKVGCKLIPVIQLTSVGVSVFTLTALSADRYRAIVNPMDIQTSGAVLWTCVKAVGIWVVSVLLAIPEAIFSQVARVGSLDNGSFTACIPYPQTDELHPKIHSVLIFLVYFLIPLVIISVYYYHIAKTLIKSAHNLPGEYNEHTKKQMETRKRLAKIVLVFVGCFIFCWFPNHILYMYRSFNYNKIDPSLGHMIVTLVARVLSFCNSCVNPFALYLLSESFRRHFNSQLCCGRKSYGERSTSYLLSSSAVRMTSLKSNAKNVVTNSVLLNGHSVKQEMAL